Proteins from a genomic interval of Clostridium sp. 'deep sea':
- the thiD gene encoding bifunctional hydroxymethylpyrimidine kinase/phosphomethylpyrimidine kinase, which produces MKIACTIAGSDSCGGAGIQADIKSMSANGVYAMSVITAITAQNSQGVFAVQDVDPGIISKQIEVLFEDINIDAVKIGMVSQIASIEAIATSLAKYNYKNIILDPVMVSKSGYKLLLPEAENSLIKRLLPMALVVTPNIPEAAVFVKMPIKSIADMRQAALKIHALGPKYVLLKGGHLSDEIAVDILYDGNEFFVYKSKRINTKNTHGTGCTLSSAIAANIAKGMAVPKAVEKAKQYITGAIVNSFSIGKGVGPTHHFYEFYSSNSK; this is translated from the coding sequence ATGAAAATTGCATGTACAATTGCAGGCAGTGATTCATGTGGTGGTGCAGGAATACAGGCCGATATAAAAAGCATGAGTGCTAATGGGGTTTACGCTATGAGTGTAATTACAGCAATTACAGCTCAAAACAGCCAAGGGGTTTTTGCGGTGCAGGATGTTGACCCCGGGATTATTAGCAAACAAATAGAGGTTTTATTTGAGGATATTAACATAGATGCAGTAAAGATTGGTATGGTATCCCAAATAGCATCCATAGAAGCAATAGCCACATCTTTAGCTAAGTATAACTATAAAAATATAATACTTGACCCTGTAATGGTCTCAAAAAGTGGTTATAAACTGTTGTTACCTGAGGCTGAAAATAGCCTAATCAAAAGGCTCTTGCCAATGGCTTTAGTGGTAACGCCTAATATTCCGGAGGCAGCGGTTTTTGTAAAAATGCCGATTAAATCTATAGCAGATATGAGACAGGCAGCCCTTAAAATACATGCTCTTGGCCCTAAATATGTTTTGTTAAAGGGTGGGCATTTAAGTGATGAGATAGCTGTAGATATTTTATACGATGGCAACGAGTTTTTTGTTTATAAAAGTAAACGAATTAATACCAAAAATACGCATGGCACAGGATGTACGTTATCGAGTGCTATCGCAGCCAATATTGCCAAAGGAATGGCTGTTCCAAAGGCTGTAGAAAAGGCTAAACAGTATATAACTGGAGCTATTGTGAATAGTTTTAGTATT
- a CDS encoding double-cubane-cluster-containing anaerobic reductase — protein MSRKEFFAQLVDARRNGFIEFKELKENGQKVVGTYCTYTPKELITASGAIPVGLCGTKEEPIKAAERDLPRNLCPLIKSSYGYGITDKCPYFYFSDMLVAETTCDGKKKMYELLSKVKPMHVMNLPQTTEGKEACELWKNELYKLKSRLEQEFNTEITEQKLKDAIALHNEEHRILREFYELGKLCPPAISGSEMQIVLEANNFTANRDDLLQDVVEITQTIKKEYEQGFKPISKVAPRILITGCPMGGVNEKITKVIEDLGAVVVCFENCGGVKNLELNTDETIDPYDALTKKYLNICCSVMSPNKSRLDLLNQLIDEYQVDGVVEVVLQACHTYNIEAKTIKQFVNEEKETPYLMLETNFSQNDSGQIKTRLEAFIEMLG, from the coding sequence ATGTCAAGAAAAGAGTTTTTTGCACAGTTGGTTGATGCCCGAAGAAATGGTTTTATAGAGTTTAAAGAGCTTAAAGAAAATGGCCAAAAAGTAGTTGGCACCTATTGTACGTATACTCCCAAAGAGTTAATTACCGCATCGGGTGCTATACCAGTAGGCTTATGTGGTACTAAAGAAGAGCCTATAAAAGCAGCAGAGCGTGATTTACCGCGTAATTTATGCCCCCTTATTAAATCTAGTTATGGTTATGGCATAACAGATAAATGCCCATATTTTTATTTTTCGGATATGTTAGTTGCAGAAACAACCTGTGATGGCAAGAAAAAAATGTACGAGCTACTAAGCAAGGTTAAACCCATGCATGTTATGAATTTGCCTCAAACAACAGAGGGCAAAGAGGCCTGTGAGTTGTGGAAAAACGAGTTATATAAACTTAAAAGCAGATTAGAACAAGAGTTTAATACCGAAATAACTGAGCAAAAATTAAAAGATGCCATAGCCTTGCACAACGAAGAGCACCGAATTTTACGAGAGTTTTATGAGCTAGGTAAACTATGTCCACCTGCAATTAGTGGTAGTGAAATGCAAATTGTGCTTGAGGCCAATAATTTTACAGCTAATAGAGATGATTTACTACAGGATGTAGTAGAAATTACGCAAACTATCAAAAAAGAATATGAACAAGGATTTAAACCAATATCTAAGGTAGCTCCCCGAATACTTATAACAGGCTGCCCTATGGGTGGGGTTAATGAAAAGATTACTAAAGTTATAGAAGATTTAGGAGCAGTAGTTGTTTGTTTTGAAAACTGTGGTGGTGTTAAAAACCTAGAGCTAAACACAGATGAAACAATAGACCCCTATGATGCCCTAACTAAAAAATACCTCAATATTTGTTGCTCCGTAATGAGTCCCAATAAAAGTAGATTAGATTTACTAAATCAATTAATAGATGAATACCAAGTAGATGGGGTAGTTGAGGTAGTTTTACAGGCCTGCCATACCTATAACATAGAAGCTAAAACCATAAAACAATTTGTAAACGAAGAGAAAGAAACCCCATATTTAATGCTTGAAACAAACTTCTCGCAAAACGACAGCGGCCAAATAAAAACCCGCTTAGAAGCATTTATAGAAATGCTTGGTTAG
- a CDS encoding 2-hydroxyacyl-CoA dehydratase, with protein sequence MAELQYNEDGRLLFTEEMRKEYTILVPQMAPFHFDLLVETLNQEGFKSELLDNVGPNLVSEGLKYVHNDSCYPALLVIGQVLDAIKNKGYDKDKIAVIITQTGGGCRASNYIHLLRAALKKTGLAQVPVISLNISKLEANPGFKPSIKFWFKAIWSVFYGDLMLQLYNEVMPYEINKGETDALVAKWKQKIMHSYKHDSVLNSKAYKKNTKKMVSDFANIAVTGNKLPKVGIVGEIYVKFSAIGNNNLEDFLRGEQVEVVVPPLMDFILFKLDYRALEVDWYGGKAIKKHAVHFMISYIEKVRDYSRDILAKAGFSRPIEFDKLKGLVKGIVSRGNRMGEGWLLTAEMIELIKHDAPNIVCAQPFGCLPNHISGKGSMKIIKENYPQANIVAIDYDPGASAVNQRNRIKLMLSNIKR encoded by the coding sequence ATGGCAGAGTTACAATATAACGAAGATGGTAGACTACTTTTTACCGAAGAAATGCGCAAAGAATACACTATATTGGTTCCACAAATGGCACCATTTCACTTTGACCTGTTGGTAGAGACCTTAAATCAAGAAGGGTTTAAGTCGGAGCTTTTAGATAATGTAGGGCCTAATTTAGTTTCTGAGGGATTAAAATATGTGCATAATGATTCTTGTTATCCTGCTTTGTTAGTAATTGGTCAAGTTTTAGATGCCATAAAAAATAAGGGTTACGATAAAGATAAAATTGCAGTTATCATTACCCAAACTGGTGGGGGTTGTAGGGCAAGTAATTATATTCATCTGTTAAGAGCAGCCCTTAAAAAAACTGGATTAGCACAGGTTCCAGTTATATCTCTTAATATTTCTAAGCTGGAAGCAAATCCAGGGTTTAAACCGTCTATTAAGTTTTGGTTTAAGGCAATTTGGAGTGTTTTTTACGGTGACCTAATGTTACAGCTTTATAATGAAGTTATGCCCTATGAAATCAATAAAGGTGAAACAGATGCCTTAGTGGCTAAATGGAAACAAAAGATTATGCACAGCTATAAACATGACTCTGTGTTAAATAGCAAGGCCTATAAAAAAAATACTAAAAAAATGGTTAGTGATTTTGCTAACATAGCTGTAACAGGCAATAAATTACCTAAGGTAGGTATAGTGGGTGAAATTTATGTTAAGTTTTCAGCTATTGGTAATAACAATTTAGAGGACTTTTTACGAGGTGAACAAGTAGAGGTAGTTGTACCCCCTTTAATGGATTTTATCCTGTTTAAGCTAGATTATCGAGCCCTAGAAGTAGATTGGTATGGCGGTAAGGCAATTAAAAAACATGCAGTTCACTTTATGATAAGCTATATTGAAAAAGTAAGAGACTATAGTAGAGACATACTAGCGAAAGCAGGATTCTCTAGACCCATAGAGTTCGACAAATTAAAGGGCTTAGTAAAGGGCATTGTTTCACGAGGAAATAGAATGGGCGAAGGCTGGTTATTAACAGCCGAAATGATAGAGCTCATAAAACATGATGCCCCAAATATAGTTTGTGCTCAGCCATTTGGTTGTTTGCCTAACCATATTTCGGGTAAAGGATCCATGAAAATTATAAAAGAAAACTACCCCCAAGCTAATATAGTAGCAATAGATTATGACCCAGGAGCTTCGGCTGTTAATCAGCGTAATAGAATAAAATTAATGTTATCCAATATTAAAAGGTAA
- a CDS encoding arginine deiminase, with protein MDEKQVFLNIQSEIGKLNSVLLHRPGKELERLTPENLEKSLFDDIPWVKQMQVEHDGFADVLRSRGVNVHYIEDLIEDIIKVKDQKDIIIKAVLQDAGLRSKALESVLHDFLTDQPSEKVVEYLIAGLEKSETNHLKREFTLADHIKAHHKFFLNPIPNLYFMRDPATVVGNALSVNTMNTAARKRESLLLQYVYEYHTLFNKSKTPLIHHVNDDSSIEGGDILILSNKVIAIGCSQRTSPFAIERLAQNAFDKLPELTEILVVQIPKVRSFMHLDTVFTMVDYNKFTVYPGIYNAFRLFKISRGKDVLKYNAITDSLIHTLEKSLNIDKIDLIRSGGGCPITAAREQWNDSTNTLAIAPGVVVTYSRNEASNAVLRQHGVEVLEIADSELIRGRGGPRCMSMPLQRQPL; from the coding sequence ATGGATGAAAAACAAGTATTTTTAAATATTCAATCAGAAATAGGTAAGTTAAATTCAGTATTATTGCACCGTCCTGGTAAAGAGCTAGAAAGATTAACTCCAGAAAACCTTGAAAAATCATTGTTTGACGACATACCATGGGTAAAACAAATGCAAGTTGAACACGATGGATTTGCTGATGTTTTAAGAAGTAGAGGGGTTAATGTTCACTATATTGAAGATTTAATTGAAGACATTATTAAAGTTAAAGATCAAAAAGACATAATTATTAAGGCTGTATTACAAGATGCGGGTTTACGTAGTAAAGCTTTAGAGTCTGTATTACATGACTTTTTAACTGATCAACCCAGTGAAAAGGTTGTTGAATACTTAATAGCGGGTTTAGAAAAGTCTGAAACTAATCACCTTAAACGTGAGTTTACTTTAGCTGACCATATTAAAGCACATCATAAATTTTTCTTAAACCCAATTCCAAACCTATACTTTATGCGAGATCCAGCTACAGTTGTAGGTAATGCTTTGAGTGTTAATACCATGAATACCGCTGCCAGAAAACGTGAAAGCTTATTATTACAATATGTATATGAATATCATACTTTATTTAATAAAAGTAAAACACCATTAATTCACCATGTAAATGATGATAGCAGTATTGAAGGTGGAGATATCTTAATTTTGAGTAATAAGGTAATAGCTATTGGCTGTAGCCAAAGAACATCACCTTTTGCTATTGAAAGATTAGCCCAAAATGCTTTTGATAAATTACCTGAACTTACAGAAATTTTAGTAGTGCAAATCCCTAAGGTTAGGTCATTTATGCATTTAGATACTGTATTTACTATGGTAGACTATAATAAGTTTACAGTTTACCCTGGCATTTACAATGCATTTAGACTATTTAAAATTAGTCGTGGTAAAGATGTACTAAAGTACAATGCAATAACAGATTCTCTCATTCATACCCTAGAGAAGTCTCTTAATATAGACAAAATTGATTTAATAAGAAGTGGCGGTGGATGCCCAATTACCGCAGCTAGAGAGCAATGGAATGATAGTACAAATACCCTAGCAATTGCCCCAGGTGTTGTTGTAACCTACAGCCGTAACGAAGCCTCTAATGCTGTGTTACGTCAACATGGAGTTGAGGTGCTTGAAATTGCTGACTCTGAATTAATTAGAGGTAGAGGTGGCCCTCGCTGTATGAGTATGCCACTGCAAAGACAACCTTTATAG
- a CDS encoding acyl-CoA dehydratase activase, translating to MIIYSIGIDSGSVATKGVLYNGAIVKSMIVPTGWSPQKTSLKVYNCLLNEAKQNNVKVIGTGYGRVSMKFVNKTVTEIKCHATGAYYLNNKARTILDIGGQDSKVISLNSNGKVVDFLMNDKCAAGTGRFLQVMVNKLGEDIGKIDQLASGAKPAEISNMCTVFAESEVISLLANGVDKASIAAGIIESIANRACNMIKRVNYKDEIIFTGGLSQSNLLKLAIEKSLGVPVITYENSQLIGALGAAIVGYNLN from the coding sequence ATTATTATTTATTCTATAGGAATAGACTCAGGATCAGTTGCTACCAAAGGGGTTTTATACAACGGTGCTATTGTTAAAAGTATGATAGTGCCAACGGGGTGGAGTCCTCAAAAAACATCGCTTAAGGTTTACAACTGTTTGTTAAATGAGGCTAAACAAAATAATGTAAAAGTTATTGGTACAGGTTACGGTAGGGTATCAATGAAGTTTGTAAATAAAACAGTAACTGAAATTAAATGTCATGCCACAGGTGCATACTACTTAAATAATAAAGCCCGAACAATTTTAGATATTGGGGGGCAAGACAGTAAAGTAATTTCTCTAAATAGTAATGGCAAGGTAGTAGATTTTTTAATGAATGATAAATGTGCGGCGGGTACAGGTCGGTTTTTACAGGTAATGGTTAATAAATTAGGTGAAGATATTGGCAAAATAGACCAGCTAGCTAGTGGAGCTAAGCCAGCTGAAATATCTAATATGTGTACAGTTTTTGCAGAATCAGAGGTAATTAGTCTTTTAGCTAATGGTGTAGACAAGGCCTCGATAGCGGCAGGCATAATAGAATCAATTGCTAATAGAGCTTGTAATATGATTAAAAGAGTAAACTATAAAGATGAAATTATTTTTACAGGAGGTCTCTCTCAAAGTAATTTACTAAAATTAGCTATAGAGAAGAGCTTAGGTGTGCCAGTAATTACCTATGAAAACTCCCAATTAATTGGTGCTTTAGGGGCAGCAATTGTAGGATATAACTTAAATTAA